In one Amaranthus tricolor cultivar Red isolate AtriRed21 chromosome 8, ASM2621246v1, whole genome shotgun sequence genomic region, the following are encoded:
- the LOC130821062 gene encoding uncharacterized protein LOC130821062: protein MDDVLTEIPPPSRFFEEDLNIFTPPSPLLPTPFIVLSDSDTNEILRPSLLIFAISPPSLHIFLHISSKKLIGTLILPEISFSGNTIAPSLKNKSCDIYALTDAEKLTLVVSVQYQVPVERCHAVSKLLLSEKIVPEKVLIFDSVQIQKFRGKLSRDDTVAYKLETSLERKGLGESPLLKNMDYFPSGSVVDGLAAALLARCQIRNIRGSLCVSWPEFGKPVMQLVRSVLMKDVLPDFDFTSATDYEDEKSKSVWLKDPVLDSDLYT from the coding sequence ATGGATGATGTACTGACTGAAATTCCTCCACCTTCTAGATTCTTTGAGGAGGATCTCAACATTTTTACCCCTCCATCTCCTTTGCTTCCGACGCCTTTTATTGTTCTCTCAGATTCTGATACTAACGAAATTCTTCGTCCTTCACTCCTTATCTTTGCCATTTCACCCCCATCTCTTCATATATTTCTTCATATATCCTCTAAAAAACTCATTGGAACACTAATCCTCCCTGAGATATCTTTTTCTGGAAACACCATTGCACCCTCTCTAAAGAACAAATCTTGTGACATATACGCATTGACTGATGCTGAGAAGCTGACCCTTGTTGTGAGTGTCCAATATCAAGTACCCGTGGAGAGATGTCATGCTGTTTCAAAATTGCTTCTCTCTGAAAAGATTGTGCCAGAAAAAGTATTAATTTTCGATTCAGTTCAGATACAAAAATTCCGTGGTAAGCTATCAAGAGATGATACTGTAGCCTACAAGCTGGAGACATCTTTGGAAAGAAAAGGGCTTGGTGAAAGTCCGCTTCTGAAGAACATGGACTACTTCCCATCAGGAAGCGTGGTGGATGGCCTTGCTGCTGCTCTATTGGCTCGATGTCAGATCAGAAATATTCGAGGTAGTTTGTGCGTTTCCTGGCCCGAATTTGGTAAACCAGTGATGCAGTTGGTTAGATCTGTTTTGATGAAGGATGTCTTACCTGATTTTGATTTCACCTCTGCTACTGACTATGAAGACGAGAAGTCGAAATCTGTTTGGCTCAAGGATCCTGTACTTGATTCAGACTTGTACACCTGA